Below is a genomic region from Balaenoptera ricei isolate mBalRic1 chromosome 3, mBalRic1.hap2, whole genome shotgun sequence.
GTAAACCAGGGTAAGGCACCTGCCTAAGGGAGGGCAGCTTCCAGGCAGAGTCCAGAGCTTGGGTTGCAGGAGCACTGCCTGCAGCACTCCCAGCTCAGTACTGGGGAGGAGTCTCCTTTGGGGTgtgagtttatttattcattcacgtGTGCGTCGAGCACCTACGTGTGCTGGGTGCTGCTCTACGTGTAGGGGATATGGCAGTGAGGGGACAGTCCCTGTACAGCTCAGTAGGGGAGACGGACAGTCAACAGACATACGCGTGAACACTAGTGTGCAGATGAGCAGGCACAGGCCCGAGGGCTGGCTCCCGGTTCACACAGCTTCTCTGACGAGCGGGTGATATGAATATAGGAGAGAGGGAGACTTGCAGGTGTCTAGCATCCAAGCAAGGCAGGACAGTGAGTTGcagagccctggggagggggcagggcaacAAGAAGGCCCCGTATCTGGAGAGATCCAGAAAGGGCAGAGCCAGGGTCAGGGCTCCTGGACCCCCATGTGGTAAGGAGCTGTGCCCCTCGGGGACTGCACCTCCACCCCTTCACAGCACACACCGGTGAAGCCTATGAGAGACAGACAAGGCCCCCTGGGGACTGCAGTTGGTCCTGAGCCTACAGATGTTGTGAGACCCAGTAGGCTGAGCCCGGAGACCATCCCCATAGCCTTTAGGCCATCTGTTCCCCAGTCCAGAGTCAGCTGCTGCAGCCCACACCCCTACTCCTCTTCCCAGCAGCCTGGTCTGGTGCAGGAGGGGCCTCTTGCTCCTGGCCTCTCCTGCCTCCTGACAGTATATCCCAGTTGTAGGGGCTGGGGTGCTTCATGGAAGGAGTGCCAGGACAGGGCCGGGGTGGGGTCCACACAGCCCCCTGAACTCCCTTCCTGGGCCAGGTACAAGGACAGAAAGGCAGTGTCAGGGCGCCATAGTCCACACGTTCTGGTGCTCAAGGAGGTGACGGAAGCCAGTGCGGGCACCTACACCCTTGCCCTGTGGAACTCCGCGGCCGGCCTGAGGCGCAACATCAGCCTGGAGCTGGTGGTAAATGGTATGTGTGGGCAGGACAGGAGAGGAGATGGTGGACAGGCGGGTGTGGTGGGGGAGGCTGACTGACTGGCTGTCtgcctgtgtccccagtgcctcccCACATCCACGAGAAGGAGGCCTCCTCCCCCAGCATCTACTCCCGCCATAGTCGCCAGGCCCTCACCTGTACTGCCTATGGGGTGCCCCCTCCTCTCAGCATCCAGTGGCACTGGCGGCCGTGGACCCCCTGCAAGACCTTCACCCAGCGTAGCCTGTAAGTGTGGCTCCACCCTGTCTCCCCTTGCTTCCCAGCCCAATCTCCAACCTCAGTCATAACCCCCACTTACTGTCCACAGCCCTCCCCAGACCCCTGCTCTAAACCCAAGCCCTATCGCGATTCAGGGATTGTAGCCAATCCCTGACCTCACCTCGCCTGAGCAAGGCTCACTTATATCAATCAGGCCGGGCTGGACACTGGGGATGGTCCAGCCCACCCACCTCCCTTGAAAGCAAAGCTCCCCAGACACACAACTGCATATCTGGAGAGGACCTCTGGGCACCAGGGAGGACACCTCTCACCAAACAGGCAGACCTAGGCTAGTTTTGTGAGACTTGTACCAAGCCCCAGGGCACACTAAGCATGTCCAACGCTCATCAGCTCATCTGTGCAGCGCTCACCATGACCCCTTAGAGAGGAGAAAAGTGAGGTCAGAGAAGGGATGTGACTTTCCTAAGGTCACGGCAATAAGCAGCAGATCTTGCCCAACTGCTGGGCCACACTGCCCTACCTGACTGGTCGCCAACAGGACAGACAGTCTGGGAGAACAGAGAAAACTTGGACAAACAAGGGCCCGGAATGGAGGGGGCCAAGGTGGTCAGTGGTCTGGAAGGCACTAGAGAACCCATGAATGGTGTTGAGCAGGGGAGTAACTAGTCACATTTGCCTTTTAGCAAGAGATCCTAATGGGCAGGGTGCAGGGTCACAGGCTGGGGAGAGACAGGAGCTGGGAACCCAAGGGAGACAGGGTGGCTATACCGGCAAAGGGGCTGTGGCCCTGGCATGGTCAGTTAGGAAGGTTCAGTCAGGGTGGCCAGCCCACAACATTCAAGGCTTATAAGAGATTCTTCTAGACCACAAGGCTGCAGGTCACTGGCACCTCCAAATGTGCTTCCCTCTTACGCTCTACCGTTATGCTCTGCATGATTACAGAACCCTGGGGCCAACTCTGCTCCATTAGCGGCAGACAAGAGCCTCCCTTGGGCCACCCCTTCCCCACAGACCCCCATCCCAGCAGGAGACCAAAGGTGCTGGGATGCACAGCCAGcccagggaggggctgcagcTCTAGAAGGGGTAGGGAGGGAGAGGGCTTCCTGTAACAGGAGTGGTGACTTTGCTGCCCTAGGAGATCTGGGTGGACTTTGCAGGAAGGGACACATGCAGGTAGGAGCAGGAGGCACAACAGACTAGAGGATGACCGCAGAGCCACGGGCTTGTGGTGTTCTGCAGGCGCAGGTCCTGGCTTACTGGGGAAGGCTGTGTCTGGCAGCTCGTGCCATATGGGTCGCCAGGCCCTGAACAGTGTTCCAGAAACAAAGCCCCCGACCCCCTCTCTCACTTCAGCCCAAGGGCCAGCCTTACCCACCATGATGTGAGATGAATCTGAGTAGGAGAAAAGCTTGACCCTACCCCCAGTGTGGGCCCTCTCTGCCTGTATCCCTGACCTGCCCTTGCCCCTCCTTGTCTTCAGCAGCCAGCGGCGGCAGCAGCGAGACCAAATGCCACAGTGCCAGGACTGGAGGGAGGTGACCATGCAGGACGCTGTGAACCCCATTGAGAGCCTGGACACCTGGACTGAGTTTGTGGAGGGCAAAAATAAGGTATGGGCCAACCAGGCCACTGAGTGGCTgggggagaagaagaaaggaggcaGGGTGGGGCCCTCTCCTGGCCTTCTAGGTTTCCACTGGGCTTGCAGAGCTCTTGCGATAGCAGCTGAGCGTCAGTAACCTTTCTGCAGTGTCTCTGGGCATCAGTTTCCCTGCCTGCATGTAGACTGTGGGGGCCAAACCTCCAACTGCTTCCCAGACAGGGAAGCTGAGATTCAAGGCCATGGGCGCAAGCCACCCAGGGCTGGGAGGGTTGGGGCTGGGGGCCGGCTCCATCCTTACCAAAGGCTGCTGAGCTGCTGGCTCAGGCTGGGGGCAATGCCTAGAAGAGGCCAGGCAGGGGAAGGACTGAACAAAGGCACCCACTTCCTACAGTCACTTCCTGTTTTCCTACACACCTCCAGAGCCTCTTCCTGTTCCAGGCTGGCCAGGAAGTGCCCGgcttggggttggggggtggggtcttTGGATGGTAGGCAGGGCCTAtggccctctctcctcctctgcttccAAGCTTCCTACTCCCCCAGGCCAGAGTCCTTCCGGAGCCCTGGAacccagcccctccccttgcCACGACCCAGGGCACTTGTGGGCACATCACAAAAGCCCTGGGGCATTTATGGGCACATCACAAGGATCTCACACAGTGACCAGCTGCTCCCCTTGGACCACAGGCTGACCCTTGATGTGACCAGAGCATGAATCCTAGCTCTGGCTTGGACCATCCCAGTGCTACCAGGCCCCTGTCCCCTCCTCGACATGGCCACAGCCTGAGCCCATCCACAGCCAGAGGTCTCTCTGGTCCTGCCTAATGCTGCCCTCTGACCTCAGCCACAGTTGAAGCCAACTGTCCATAGTGCTGTCCCTTGGGTTTTCTGGGGAGCCACCTCTTGCTGTGCCCTCACCACCTTCTCCCTGCCTCACCATTCCTGGTACTGTCTCTGAGCTTTGGTCATCTCcagctcagagcctcagtttccttcattACTCTGGTGGGCACAGCAACCTCCGTGCAAGAAAGGAGGTTGGGGTAGGGGAACTCATGCAGGAAATGGACCCTTATGCCTGACACATGTGCTGTCCAGACGGTGAGCAAGCTGGTGATCCAGGAGGCCGATGTGTCTGCCATGTACAAGTGCGTGGTCCTCAACAAAGTGGGCCAGGATGAGCGGCTCATCTACTTCTATGTGACCAGTGAGTGACTTGGGCAGGCCTGGATGGAGGTCAGGAGCCAGGTGGGCACAGGAGGAGAGCAGGCCTGGGAGAAGATGATATGCCTAGATTGGGGCCCATGGAGTTTCTGGTGACCTTGAGGCACCCAGGAGAGATATCCAGGGTCCACTGGGCCCCTGGGTCTGGGCAGGAGGGATAGATTTGGAGGTCATAGGCATATGGACTGGGGTGGTAATCCACTGGGATGGATTGGCACCATCTGCCCCCAGACCTGGAGTGCCTCCCCTATGGGTGCCCTCTTGTTCCCCACAGCTCCGCCTAACtccacttccctcccacccccttcctaAGCCCTGGATCCTGCACAGCAGCTGGTTCCTATGTGCGTTTTGCCCTGGGGAGAAGGTCCATAGTTTCCTCAGATTTTCAAACTTGTTAGTGACCTCAGAAAAGCTAAGAAGATCATGGAAGGACAGTCACTGGGCCCAGAGGTGTAGACAAGGGCACGTGGAAGAAAGATGGAGCCAAAGAGAACACTTTGGAGGGGAGAGGAGCCCATAGGAGCTTGACAATGAACGGCCAGAGGGACAAAAGGAAATTGGGAGGCATTGCCAAAAGCTAATGAAACCAGATTGTTTCAAGGAGGGGACAGTGGTGGGGAGTGTGGTCAGCAGTGAGGGAGAATGGGGACTCAGGCCCCTGCTGAGGCTGGTAGCAAGGAACTCAGTGATGATCTGGGATCCTGGGAGAGGTAGCGGCAGCAGCCAGTTGGGGCTTGTCTAGGAAAAAGCTAGAGGGAGGCAAGGCCGGAGGAGACCCTGGTGGAAATGACTTCAGAGAGCTGGTCTCTTGTAagtgagagggagaagagggctcCAGAGTGGTGTCCCTGCCCCAGATACATGTGATGTACACACTTAGTTGAGAGCTGAATGAGTCCAAAGGCcaatgagaaagggagagagaggcccTGGGCAGGGGGGTAAGTGAGCCAACACTGTGACACAGCTTCACAGtggttcctcctccctccccagccatcCCCGATGGCTTCAGCATAGAATCGGAGCCATCAGAAGATCCTCTAGAGGGACAGGCCGTGCACCTGAGCTGCCGGGCAGACAACTACACTTATCAGCATTTGCGCTGGTACCGCCTCAACCTGTCCACGTTGCATGACGCTCACGGGAACCCACTGCTGCTCGACTGCAAGAACGTGCACCTTTTCGCCACGCCGCTGGCCGCCAGCCTGGAAGAGGCAGCGCCCGGGGTGCGCCACGCCACGCTCAGCCTGACCATCCCCAGCGTGGCACCGGAACACGAAGGCGACTACGTGTGCGAGGTGCAGGACCGGCGCAGCCACGACAAGCACTGCCACAAGAAGTACCTGTCAGTGCAGGGTGaggcgggcagggcagggcggcACCTCCCAAGGAGCCTTCACCCCCAGCCCAGCACGCGCCTGGGCGGTCCATTCCCAAGCCCGAGCCTGCAAGAGCGTCACCCTCCCCAGCCCTTCTGTGGAGGTGCGCAGCCCGGCCCACCCCCGAGCTCAAACCCTGACCCTTCAGCTTCGAGAGTTCCCAGCCCTGGAGGGCCCCTGCCTGCAGTGCCCTCCCGCTTTCTGCAGCTCCACTTAGCTccgtctccaccccacccccagccctggaagTCCCGCGGCTCACGCAGAACTTGACCGACCTCCTGGTGAATGTGAGCGATTCCTTGGAGATGAGGTGCCCGGTGGCCGGGGCGCACATGCCCAGCATCGTGTGGTACAAAGATGAGAGGCCGCTGGAGGAAGAGTCCGGTAGGGGGATGGACGTGGGTAAAGGGCGGGGTCCGGAAGCTGCTGAGGCCAAGGCCCCAGACCTACCTGAACTCGAACCTGTACCCCAACTCGCTGCAGGAATCGACCTGGCGGACTCGAACCAGAGGCTGAGCATCCAGCGCGTACGCGAGGAGGATGCCGGGCGCTATCTGTGCAGTGTGTGCAACGCCAAGGGCTGCGTCAACTCCTCCGCCAGCGTGGCCGTGGAAGGTCCGGCCTCCCCTTCGCgcccctccacccaccctccGCCTGCCCTTCGCGCCGTCTTCTCGTGGCCACCTCACTGCTAGTTGTGCACACCAGAAGGGGCACTTGCCTCAGGGTGCACCCTCTCCCCCCTCACAACACGCACACACTAGCCTCTTTCTGCCCACTCAGGCTCCGAGGATAAAGGCAACATGGAGATCGTGATCCTTATTGGCACCGGGGTCATCGCCGTCTTCTTCtgggtcctcctcctcctcatcttctgTAACATGAGGAGGGTGAGCACTCCTTCCCCAGCTGagtctctccccagctcctcaTGGGGTCTCTCTCCACCCTGACTAGCCCTTAAGTTAAGGAATATCGTTCCACGTGGAAGCCTTGTATCCTGGGAGGCCTCCCTGACCCCTCCATGCTGGGCTCTTACAGGACCAGAGGTTGTCTGTCCATCTGTCCCCTCCTATATTGAAAGTCCCTGAGGAGCTCCCATCTGCCCCAGGCAAAGTTTTACCCAAGCCAGGGTGGTATGGCCAAGTCAATGAGCTGTCCCCATCCACACCCCCAGCCAACCCATGCAGACATCAAGACCGGCTACTTGTCCATCATCATGGACCCTGGGGAAGTGCCTTTGGAGGAGCAGTGTGAATACCTGTCCTATGATGCCAGTCAGTGGGAGTTCCCCAGGGAACGGCTGCACCTTGGTGAGACCCCGCACCCAGCCTACTTCACCCACCCTGTACTGCTGGGCAGAGACAGCTTCAGCTGCTGTGGGGCTGGGCAAGCTAGAGCCTTGAAATCCCTCCATTCTCAGAACTCATGCCAGAAGGTCCCACCTAGCCCCCACCTGGCCCGACCTGTCCATCTAGGCATGCATCCCCAGAACAATGATTGGGGCTCTCAATTCCCAGGCCCCCGAGGTCACTTCCTGCTGCTCTAAGCAGGGTGGGCCCATCACACCTGCTGGGAGAGGATGCAGGCCTTCCTGtctgcctctcctctccctctcttcccactcccactccccatGCACTTCCTGTTTGGCAGAGGGGAGCCCGACTTTCCTCCGCCTCCTGGGCCTTCCTTCCTGGCCCTCCACAGGGGTTGTCCCTTCTGCCCAATcctctccaccctcacccccataCAGCTCACCTGGAACCGGCTCCCTGCCCCTACAGGGAGAGTCCTCGGCCATGGGGCCTTCGGGAAGGTGGTGGAAGCCTCGGCCTTTGGCATCAACAAGGGCAGCAGCTGTGACACTGTGGCCGTGAAAATGCTGAAAGGTGTGGGGTCAGCTGGTAGAAGGGGTGGCTGAGCTGGTGGGGATCAGCAGCTCTGGGTGGGCTGGTGGGTCTGTGGTACAGGaggggaaacaggctcagaacAGACTCTTACCCTAGGTTCTACAGGGAGTCCGTGGGAATCAGAGCCGAGCCTGGGGCTCACATCTGAGTAATACTTACCAGTTCCACCTAAACCCTTTGCCTCAGAGAGGCAGGTGGGATGTGCTGGGCCCCCACCAGCAAGAGCACTGGCCATGCCTCAGCTAAGCTAGTGGCGCGGAAAGAGGGTCATGCAGGGGCTGGGTGATGGGCTGGGCACCACGCGAAGCCCCCATGTTCCCTCCAGAGGGCGCCACAGCCAGCGAGCACCGTGCCCTGATGTCAGAGCTCAAAATCCTAATCCACATCGGTAACCACCTCAACGTGGTCAACCTCCTGGGGGCGTGCACCAAGCCCAACGGTAAAGAGCTCAGGTGCCCTGGCGGGAGGGTGAGTCCCCCAGGGTGCTCTGTCTTTGTGGGTGCGAAGGGCCAGCTGGGCTGGGAATGGGCGGGGATGAGGAGGGGCACAGGAGGGCTTTGGGGCAGGGCCGTGGCTGTGGTGCTTGCCCTCCAGCGTGCCCTCAGTCACCAAGATCCTggctcctgccctgccccaggccccctcATGGTGATCGTGGAGTTTTGCAAGTACGGCAACCTCTCCAACTTCTTGCGCACCAAGCGGGAGGCCTTCAACCCCTACGCGGTAGGTAGGCGCCCCACCAGGGGCCAGAGCTCTGCTGGTGAGCAGGCAAGGTGCTTAgatgggctggggaggaggcgCGGGGAGTGCTTTTGCAGTAGATGGCCAGCCTCCTCCCCCTCGGACCTGCTTTGTGCATCGCAGGAGAAGTCCCCTGAGCAGCGAAGGCGCTTCTGCTCCATGGTGGAGGGTGCCAAGGCTGACCGGAGGAGGCCAGGGAGCAGCGACAGGGCCCTCCTCACAAGGCTCCTGATGAGCAAGGGCGGGGCAGGACGAGCCCCTCCGGTCCAAGAAGGTAAGAGTCTGGCTTCCCCTTGCCTGAGTTCACTGGCACACTCATACCTCATGATCAGGGACCCTGGGATAAGCCAGCCTGGGACCCTCCTGGAGAGACTTATGTGGGAGAGCATGTAATGCACTCTGCCTTAGGAAGGGAGGACACCTCAGGAACAGTTTTCACAGAGACTTTTGATGTTTGATTTGGACATCTAGAGATGAACAGGAGTTTGCCCTGCAAACATGGTGGGGAACAGTCCGGGCAGAAGTAGCAGGGGCAGAGGTCTAGTGTGGCAACAGTATTCACTGCTCTGGAAGTGGTTAGCGGGTGTCACGGAGAGAATGGAGGCtgaggggcaggagagggggcCAACATGCTTGTTAAGCCTGGCCAGGAGGGATGCAGCCAGGTTCAGTGAACAAATGCTCCCTTTGGGGCTGGGTGGAAGATGGGAGTCACGGACGAGGACCCTCCTGAGCCAGCCTTGCTTCTTTGTGCAGCTGAGGACCTGTGGCTGAGCCCACTGACCATGGAAGACCTTGTCTGCTACAGCTTCCAGGTGGCCCGAGGGATGGAGTTCCTGGCCTCTCGCAAGGTGACTGCCCCGGCAGGCTCTTCAGAGGGGAGAAAGGCCAAAACTCACCAACATGTCAAGCTTGGTCCTAGCTCACCCCACAGCACAGCTGTGATCAAGGCGCATCTCTCCCACTTCGCAGAGCTATAAACTGAGCCCAAAGGGTGGAATTGAGTTCCCAAGATCTCCAGCTAGTCAGAGGCAGGGCTAGATATAGAATCAGTCTGTCCCACTGCATAGCCTCTTCTGCTGTCCGCACGGTTCCACAAGCTCTCTCCATGGCAAGTCCTGGGGGCACACAGAAATCTGTTCTCAAAAGAGCAGGGCTCAGGTGGGGCACCCTGGAGCTCTAGGTATGGGTGTGGCCCCAGGGGCCTGCACTGATCACTGCATTGCACCTCATTGCACCCCTAGTGCATCCACAGAGACCTGGCTGCTCGGAACATCTTGCTGTCAGAAAGTGATGTGGTGAAGATCTGTGACTTCGGCCTGGCCCGggacatctacaaagaccctgaCTACGTGCGCAAGGGCAGCGTGAGTGCAGACCACAGAGGGAGGATGGGGGTTGGGGGCCGTGGAGCAGGGTGGTGGACTCACTGCCATCCACATGGAAGGTCTGAGGGCCTGCGCCTACGGGAATGCTGGTGACCTTGCTGAGGCACCTGGAGCAGGTGAGTGGAGACAGGAGCTGACAAACAGGGACCACAGCGCTCCAACTGGAGCTTGTGTTTGGCCCCGTCCCTTGGTCCATTAGGTGGGCACTGACTCCCCATGCCTGCCCACGAGAGGCTGGGCATCAGAGGTGGACCCTACATGGTGTCTGTCCTGGAGGTGGACAGACCTGGTGTAGCAGGGTCACAGCAAAGTACATGGGTGCTAGGTGCAACTTGTGTCTCGTTGGTGGTGCTCAGAGGCAGGCATCTGAGGATCCATAGCTGATTAGGGTTTTGccccaggggaggaaggaggaggcttAGAGGGAGGTCAACAGGCAAAATGGGCCCAGGCTATGAGAGGCCCACCGTGAAGGCTTCTGTACTTCATTCTAACTGGCAGGTGTGTGGGGGCTGTGGAGGTAAGAGTCAGGTGTGCGGTCTAGAAGCCCCCCCTCTGCAGGCtgtgaggagaggggagtggGGGTGCTGGGGTGGAGGCAGAGGCAATTCTGGAAGGGCCATGGCCCTCGGGGCTCCCAGGTAGAAGCCATAGGAGGAAAGGCACATCAGAAGCCACAGGAGGAGGGGTCAGGAATGATGCCATGCTTCCAGTCTGGGGACCAAGTGAGTGGAGAAAGGTGGAGCTGGTGAGGTTGTGCAGGGATACAGGTGTTCCTCAGGATGCTGGGCTGAGGGGTCTGGAGCTGGAGGAGGGCTGCAAGTTTTCCCTGGGAGAgcacagaggaagagagggacCCAGATGGACCCAGGAGAACAGTAGCAGGGCAGAAGCCTTCAAGGGAGGAACGAAGACTTCTGCATCCTACCTGCAGGATGGGGGAGTGGGAACAAGGCAAATTGCAAGAGCCATCCGAATACACACAGGGTGGATGTGATCAAAAAGCCTTTCTTGGGATGTGACTCCACAGAGTCCTGGGGAgactgggggcaggaggagggctgcCCAAGGGTTTggcctcttccctctcttccctcccccactggaGACACATGTTCCTCCCACAGGCCCGACTGCCTCTGAAGTGGATGGCCCCCGAGAGCATCTTCGACAAGGTGTACACCACACAGAGCGATGTGTGGTCCTTTGGGGTACTGCTCTGGGAGATCTTCTCCCTGGGTGAGTGCAGGGCagggtgcaggggagggggcaggcaagATCGCAGGTTCCAGGTCACTCCACCAGCCCCTCTGCGCAAGGAGCTGAGCAGCCCAGAGGTGCACACCTGGAGTGAACAGCCCAGGTCATTCTGAGGCAGGTGGTTGGAGAGCCCCCTACCTCTCCCCTTCACCTCCAGCCTGTGCCAGGGCAGAACCCTGTGTCCACTCAGCAGCTCCTGGGGTCAACACAGGTCACAGAGGGTAACACCATACGAGTTCCCCCGGATCTCTCCCTCCCTGGCTGAGCCCCTTCCTCACCTGCCACTGGGGGTGCTGCTCCTGCTTTTGCAGGGCTGGGAGCGGCTGGGAGGAGACTGGGTGCTCACTCAGTGACCACACCTGCGAGAACCTCACATGGGAACCTGGGCCCTGCTGGGACCAAGGTgaaggcccccccccccaccagggtAGGGGTGAGGCAGTAAGCAAGTGGGAAAGTGAAAACACTGAATGGCAGCCATGACCGATGCtgttactaaaaataaaagaacatggaaGAGCGCAGGAAGGACAGCACTGTGTGTGAGCCAGCGGGGCCAGGAGGGCCCAGGCTGATGAAGGTGGGTGGAGTAGAGGCAGGTGGGCCTGGGAAGACAGCAGTCCAGGATGAGGGGTTAGCCATGGCCATGGTCCCCGCCTGTTGGAGGTGGGCAGGGTGTAAGCAGGTGGCCTTGGGAGATGCAGTGAGAGCTAGGAGAGGTGGCTCGTGCAGCCTCTGCAGGCCCACTGGGATGAGAACCTGGAATTTAAGTCTACTGGGAGCCATGCAGGGTTTTGAGGGAAGGATAGAGCAGTCTGACTCTTGTCTTAAAAGGGTCGTTCCACTGCTGTATGGCTTGCAGGAGCTGTTTTTCCCCTGGTCaggagaggcaaggagggagCTAGGAGGGGTTAGGTCCTGTTTGCTGGGACAGCCACAGGACTTAAAGAAGAATTAGAGAAAGCTTCTCCTAAGAGAGGTCATTGTGACAGGGCAGCTCAAATGGCTCATCGAAGCTCTACTGACCCTGATGATCCCAGGATGGGACATGTTTTCGCTAATGTGCCTGTGATAAGCGCTGATGCTCATGGCAGCTCTAGCAAGCGGGTGCCACCGTCCTCCTAACCCGATGAAGAACTAGCAGttggggaggggagcagcaggCCGAGCCCTGTGCCATGGAGGGCCAGGACAGAGGCGATTCGGGGTCTGGGCTGAACAGTAGTAGCCtgctccccacccacccacccatcctgtTCCTGCCCTCAGGGGCCTCCCCATACCCTGGGGTGCAGATCAATGAGGAGTTCTGCCAACGGCTGAAAGAAGGCACCCGGATGAGGGCCCCAGAGCTGGCCACTCCTGCCATGTGAGTCTCTTGGGAAGCTGTGAGGCACTGGGGGACCAGAGGGGTGGGTGGGCATtgggaaaggggaagaggggTTGTGTACGGGCCTGGGAAGGGCGGCATGCAGGcaagggtgggaggtgggaggttgTTCAGTCacaggggtggaggtggaggcc
It encodes:
- the FLT4 gene encoding vascular endothelial growth factor receptor 3 isoform X2; this encodes MQRGAALCLRLWLCLGLLDSERGLASGYSMTPPTLNITEETHVIDSSDSLSISCRGQHPLEWAWPGAQDAPVTGEKDGEDMGIVRDCEGTDARPYCKVLLLQEAHANDTGSYRCYYKYIKARIEGTTAASTYVFVRDLEQPFINKPDTLLVNRKDSMWVPCLVSIPGLNVTLRSQSSALWPDGQEVVWDDRRGMRVPTPLLRDALYLQCETTWGGQAFLSNPFLVHITGNELYDIQLFPKKSLELLVGEKLVLNCTVWAEFNSGVTFDWDYPGKQAERGKWVPERRSQQTHTELSSILTIHNVSQHDLGPYVCLANNGIQQFQESTEVIVHEKPFISVEWLKGPVLEATAGDELVKLPVKLAAYPPPEFQWYKDRKAVSGRHSPHVLVLKEVTEASAGTYTLALWNSAAGLRRNISLELVVNVPPHIHEKEASSPSIYSRHSRQALTCTAYGVPPPLSIQWHWRPWTPCKTFTQRSLSQRRQQRDQMPQCQDWREVTMQDAVNPIESLDTWTEFVEGKNKTVSKLVIQEADVSAMYKCVVLNKVGQDERLIYFYVTTIPDGFSIESEPSEDPLEGQAVHLSCRADNYTYQHLRWYRLNLSTLHDAHGNPLLLDCKNVHLFATPLAASLEEAAPGVRHATLSLTIPSVAPEHEGDYVCEVQDRRSHDKHCHKKYLSVQALEVPRLTQNLTDLLVNVSDSLEMRCPVAGAHMPSIVWYKDERPLEEESGIDLADSNQRLSIQRVREEDAGRYLCSVCNAKGCVNSSASVAVEGSEDKGNMEIVILIGTGVIAVFFWVLLLLIFCNMRRPTHADIKTGYLSIIMDPGEVPLEEQCEYLSYDASQWEFPRERLHLGRVLGHGAFGKVVEASAFGINKGSSCDTVAVKMLKEGATASEHRALMSELKILIHIGNHLNVVNLLGACTKPNGPLMVIVEFCKYGNLSNFLRTKREAFNPYAEKSPEQRRRFCSMVEGAKADRRRPGSSDRALLTRLLMSKGGAGRAPPVQEAEDLWLSPLTMEDLVCYSFQVARGMEFLASRKCIHRDLAARNILLSESDVVKICDFGLARDIYKDPDYVRKGSARLPLKWMAPESIFDKVYTTQSDVWSFGVLLWEIFSLGASPYPGVQINEEFCQRLKEGTRMRAPELATPAIRRVMLSCWAGDPKERPAFSDLVEILGDLLQGRGHQEEEDCVVSCGSQSSEEGSFLQASTTALHVMETDADMEDSPPSLHRHSLAARYYNCVSFPGCLARGTQTQGPFRMKTFEEFPMTLTTYKASVDSQTDSGMVLASEEFERLESRHRQESGLSCKGPGRNMDVTMAHPDPPGRRQRPDPGAQGQVFYNSEYGELAGRPEESDGIPSAQVPFFTDSSY
- the FLT4 gene encoding vascular endothelial growth factor receptor 3 isoform X1, giving the protein MQRGAALCLRLWLCLGLLDSERGLASGYSMTPPTLNITEETHVIDSSDSLSISCRGQHPLEWAWPGAQDAPVTGEKDGEDMGIVRDCEGTDARPYCKVLLLQEAHANDTGSYRCYYKYIKARIEGTTAASTYVFVRDLEQPFINKPDTLLVNRKDSMWVPCLVSIPGLNVTLRSQSSALWPDGQEVVWDDRRGMRVPTPLLRDALYLQCETTWGGQAFLSNPFLVHITGNELYDIQLFPKKSLELLVGEKLVLNCTVWAEFNSGVTFDWDYPGKQAERGKWVPERRSQQTHTELSSILTIHNVSQHDLGPYVCLANNGIQQFQESTEVIVHEKPFISVEWLKGPVLEATAGDELVKLPVKLAAYPPPEFQWYKDRKAVSGRHSPHVLVLKEVTEASAGTYTLALWNSAAGLRRNISLELVVNVPPHIHEKEASSPSIYSRHSRQALTCTAYGVPPPLSIQWHWRPWTPCKTFTQRSLSQRRQQRDQMPQCQDWREVTMQDAVNPIESLDTWTEFVEGKNKTVSKLVIQEADVSAMYKCVVLNKVGQDERLIYFYVTTIPDGFSIESEPSEDPLEGQAVHLSCRADNYTYQHLRWYRLNLSTLHDAHGNPLLLDCKNVHLFATPLAASLEEAAPGVRHATLSLTIPSVAPEHEGDYVCEVQDRRSHDKHCHKKYLSVQALEVPRLTQNLTDLLVNVSDSLEMRCPVAGAHMPSIVWYKDERPLEEESGIDLADSNQRLSIQRVREEDAGRYLCSVCNAKGCVNSSASVAVEGSEDKGNMEIVILIGTGVIAVFFWVLLLLIFCNMRRPTHADIKTGYLSIIMDPGEVPLEEQCEYLSYDASQWEFPRERLHLGRVLGHGAFGKVVEASAFGINKGSSCDTVAVKMLKEGATASEHRALMSELKILIHIGNHLNVVNLLGACTKPNGPLMVIVEFCKYGNLSNFLRTKREAFNPYAEKSPEQRRRFCSMVEGAKADRRRPGSSDRALLTRLLMSKGGAGRAPPVQEAEDLWLSPLTMEDLVCYSFQVARGMEFLASRKCIHRDLAARNILLSESDVVKICDFGLARDIYKDPDYVRKGSARLPLKWMAPESIFDKVYTTQSDVWSFGVLLWEIFSLGASPYPGVQINEEFCQRLKEGTRMRAPELATPAIRRVMLSCWAGDPKERPAFSDLVEILGDLLQGRGHQEEEDCVVSCGSQSSEEGSFLQASTTALHVMETDADMEDSPPSLHRHSLAARYYNCVSFPGCLARGTQTQGPFRMKTFEEFPMTLTTYKASVDSQTDSGMVLASEEFERLESRHRQESGLSSCKGPGRNMDVTMAHPDPPGRRQRPDPGAQGQVFYNSEYGELAGRPEESDGIPSAQVPFFTDSSY